The following coding sequences lie in one Candidatus Methylomirabilis lanthanidiphila genomic window:
- a CDS encoding phosphoribosylformylglycinamidine cyclo-ligase (AIRS) (Phosphoribosyl-aminoimidazole synthetase) (AIR synthase), whose amino-acid sequence MNNSEESASYRGAGVDVEREEQLLSRLIETATQTFAFVQGVGKPVLPIGFFANVIDLGHGMGLALSTDGVGTKLMVAQMMQKYDTVGIDCMAMNVNDVLCVGARPMAFLDYIAVQHANPDLINPLMLGLKEGARQAGVAICGGEIAQVREMLASEQEGWGCDLVGMCVGHVPLDRVIVGRSVTPGDVVIGIRSSGIHSNGLTLARQVLFAQNGYTVDTTFEELGRTLGEELLEPTIIYVPEVVEALARPLNIKGLAHITSDGLLNLLRLDTASHPVGYEIDQLPPIPPIFSLIQRSGGIPDCEMFQVFNMGIGFCVVIAESDAESFMEIVTRHGREALRIGRVVSDTEQKVVIRPRGLVGRGNQFFQV is encoded by the coding sequence ATGAATAACTCCGAAGAGTCAGCGAGTTATCGTGGCGCCGGCGTCGATGTCGAGCGGGAAGAGCAACTGCTGTCCCGGCTGATCGAGACGGCCACCCAGACGTTCGCCTTTGTGCAAGGCGTCGGGAAGCCGGTCCTGCCGATCGGCTTTTTTGCCAACGTCATCGACCTCGGCCACGGGATGGGCCTGGCCCTCTCGACCGACGGGGTGGGCACAAAGCTCATGGTCGCGCAGATGATGCAGAAGTACGATACGGTCGGGATAGACTGTATGGCCATGAATGTGAACGATGTGCTCTGCGTAGGGGCGCGCCCAATGGCGTTTCTGGATTATATCGCGGTGCAGCACGCAAACCCGGACCTGATCAACCCGCTCATGCTGGGACTGAAGGAAGGGGCGCGTCAGGCAGGGGTGGCTATCTGCGGCGGCGAGATCGCCCAGGTCCGGGAGATGCTGGCGTCCGAGCAGGAGGGATGGGGATGCGATCTGGTCGGGATGTGTGTCGGGCATGTCCCGCTCGACCGGGTGATCGTCGGCAGGTCGGTAACGCCCGGCGATGTCGTGATCGGAATTCGAAGCAGCGGGATCCACAGCAATGGTCTGACGCTGGCCCGGCAGGTCCTGTTTGCGCAGAACGGGTATACTGTGGACACCACATTCGAGGAGCTTGGGCGAACGCTTGGAGAAGAGTTGCTGGAGCCGACCATCATCTATGTCCCGGAGGTGGTTGAGGCGCTTGCGCGGCCGCTCAACATCAAAGGGCTTGCCCATATCACGAGCGACGGGTTGCTGAACCTCCTGCGACTGGATACCGCATCGCATCCGGTTGGGTATGAGATCGACCAACTGCCGCCGATCCCACCGATATTCTCACTGATTCAGCGTTCGGGAGGTATCCCCGATTGCGAGATGTTTCAGGTCTTCAATATGGGGATCGGGTTCTGTGTCGTCATTGCTGAATCGGATGCGGAGTCGTTTATGGAGATCGTCACGCGGCACGGTCGCGAAGCGTTGCGGATCGGCCGGGTCGTAAGCGATACGGAGCAAAAGGTCGTCATTCGGCCCCGCGGCCTGGTCGGCCGAGGTAATCAATTCTTTCAGGTGTAG
- a CDS encoding type I antifreeze protein, with translation MADRPPVRPVEKGVAFVPIYEYECEVCHHRFEVIQKISDKPIKKCVLCEGKVHKIFSAPGLLFKGSGWYVTDYANPERKKAMAAEKKAASTDSGGTKAESKESKKP, from the coding sequence GTGGCTGATCGTCCTCCTGTGAGGCCGGTCGAAAAGGGGGTGGCGTTTGTGCCGATTTACGAATACGAATGTGAGGTCTGTCATCACAGGTTCGAAGTAATCCAGAAGATCTCAGACAAACCGATCAAAAAATGCGTATTGTGCGAGGGGAAGGTCCACAAGATTTTCTCTGCCCCTGGCCTGCTCTTTAAGGGATCGGGGTGGTATGTCACCGACTACGCCAACCCCGAGCGGAAAAAGGCTATGGCAGCGGAGAAAAAGGCGGCCTCAACCGATAGCGGAGGCACGAAGGCTGAAAGTAAAGAATCGAAGAAGCCGTAG
- a CDS encoding glycogen synthase translates to MKILCAASEAAPFAHTGGLGDVAGALPKALSRFGHDVRLIMPLYRAVDARQHRLRTVADGLSVSTASGPLAIDVLEGNLAGGVPVYFVRHDPTFHRTGLYQSPSAEDYPDNTERFALFCRSVLEVCRRVDFQPEVLHAHDWQTALLPVYLKTTLLDDPFFRPTATVFTIHNLGYQGLFPPEVFPRLMLPRELFTPAGLEFYGKGNLLKGGLLFADLLTTVSPRYSREIQTADQGFGLDGVLRERRSDLFGVLNGIDPEEWNPAGDPHIVAHYTVDDLSGKARCKADLQRRLKLPVRATVPLLAVISRLAGQKGLDLLCDILETLMALNVQLVLLGSGEKGLETTFRDAAAKYPSKLAVRIGFDTPLSHQIEAGADLFLMPSRYEPCGLNQMYSLAYGTIPVVRATGGLDDTVIHFDPVAGQGNGFKFEDATPAAFLQTIWQALELYREKALWLQVITHAMTADFTWDRSAREYEQLYRRAVEKKGGQP, encoded by the coding sequence ATGAAAATCCTATGCGCGGCTTCTGAGGCGGCGCCGTTCGCCCACACGGGCGGACTGGGCGACGTGGCCGGCGCCTTACCAAAGGCGCTCAGCCGGTTTGGACACGATGTCCGGCTTATTATGCCGCTCTACCGGGCTGTGGACGCGCGACAACACCGGCTTCGGACTGTCGCAGATGGGCTGAGCGTTTCGACAGCCTCCGGCCCGCTGGCCATAGATGTGCTGGAGGGAAACCTCGCCGGCGGGGTGCCTGTCTATTTTGTTCGCCATGATCCGACGTTTCACCGTACCGGCCTGTACCAGAGCCCATCTGCTGAGGATTATCCCGATAACACGGAGCGCTTTGCGCTGTTTTGCCGATCAGTCCTGGAGGTGTGCCGGCGAGTCGATTTCCAGCCGGAGGTGTTGCACGCCCACGACTGGCAGACGGCGCTGCTGCCCGTCTACCTCAAGACCACCCTCCTCGACGATCCATTTTTCCGGCCGACTGCGACTGTCTTTACCATTCACAACCTGGGCTACCAGGGCCTCTTCCCTCCAGAGGTGTTTCCGAGGTTGATGCTGCCTCGAGAGCTGTTTACGCCGGCGGGGCTTGAGTTTTACGGGAAGGGGAATCTGCTGAAAGGCGGGTTGCTCTTCGCCGACCTGCTGACCACCGTGAGTCCCCGCTATAGCCGGGAGATCCAGACTGCCGATCAAGGGTTTGGTCTGGACGGCGTCCTTCGAGAACGGCGGAGCGATTTGTTCGGCGTATTAAACGGGATCGATCCCGAGGAATGGAACCCAGCCGGCGATCCTCATATTGTCGCCCATTATACGGTCGACGACCTTTCAGGTAAGGCCCGGTGCAAGGCGGATCTGCAGCGGCGGCTCAAGCTCCCGGTCAGGGCGACGGTGCCGCTGCTGGCTGTGATCTCCAGGTTGGCCGGACAGAAGGGACTCGATCTGCTATGCGATATCCTGGAGACATTGATGGCGTTGAACGTGCAGCTCGTCCTGCTGGGGAGCGGTGAGAAGGGGCTCGAGACGACATTTCGTGATGCGGCGGCCAAATACCCGTCCAAGCTGGCTGTTCGGATCGGTTTTGACACGCCGTTGTCGCATCAAATCGAGGCGGGCGCCGATCTCTTCCTGATGCCGTCGCGATACGAGCCGTGCGGCCTCAATCAGATGTACAGTTTGGCCTACGGAACCATTCCGGTTGTCCGCGCGACGGGCGGATTGGACGATACCGTTATCCATTTCGACCCTGTGGCGGGGCAGGGAAACGGATTTAAGTTCGAGGACGCTACGCCGGCCGCCTTTCTCCAGACTATCTGGCAGGCTTTAGAGTTATATCGCGAGAAAGCCCTGTGGCTTCAGGTGATTACTCATGCCATGACGGCCGATTTCACCTGGGATCGCTCTGCTAGAGAGTACGAGCAGCTCTACCGGCGCGCTGTCGAGAAGAAAGGTGGACAGCCGTAG
- a CDS encoding Tetratricopeptide repeat protein, whose protein sequence is MEHWAFSRTKGWPAYRSLGAGRRACCSVILGLLVLLPPDLSRADPWINMKTLELAAAGTDHLLNLDYDLAEQAFARLDDVDRTGLLAPFYRAFVTFARLQDREPTREEMDAFLATMQALIAKAEVRLKQAPEESDLLLFLGMAWGSKAMIDGALGNYFSAYEAIKQTKSYLDACLLHQPIRYDAYYGLGLYDYTLSRIAWFYRPLIHLALPPSDRERGLRELTIASERGQTTRMLAKLALLHTYTGVEKEYEKALPLAEELLRRFSGNPDLYFQAALVYSELGRFTEALEIGRRIRSNLNHSRNHFTYEMLPRYLQLMGKIYMDRGDYPVALDFFRQAIEQPTTRYAWVTAWAWTRTGMIYDLSGKRTDAERSYRMTLAIRTDSIAKDLAKRHLKEPYRKEPIRWTAPVTGPEERTGSP, encoded by the coding sequence ATGGAGCACTGGGCATTTTCGAGGACCAAAGGGTGGCCTGCCTACCGAAGCCTCGGCGCAGGCAGGCGAGCCTGCTGCAGTGTGATCCTTGGATTGCTGGTCCTGTTGCCGCCCGATCTGAGCCGAGCCGACCCCTGGATCAATATGAAAACCTTGGAGTTAGCGGCGGCCGGGACCGATCACCTGCTCAACCTGGACTACGACCTGGCCGAGCAGGCATTTGCCCGCCTTGATGACGTCGACAGGACCGGTCTGCTGGCGCCGTTCTATCGAGCCTTCGTGACATTTGCCCGTCTGCAGGATCGGGAACCGACCCGCGAGGAGATGGATGCCTTCCTCGCCACGATGCAGGCGCTCATCGCCAAGGCGGAGGTGCGTCTCAAACAGGCCCCTGAAGAGTCCGACCTCCTACTCTTCCTCGGGATGGCCTGGGGCTCCAAGGCGATGATCGACGGAGCCCTTGGCAACTATTTCTCGGCCTACGAGGCGATCAAGCAGACTAAATCGTATCTCGATGCCTGCCTGTTACACCAACCAATCAGGTATGATGCCTACTATGGCTTGGGGCTGTACGACTACACACTCTCCAGAATTGCCTGGTTCTATCGGCCCTTGATACACCTGGCGCTGCCGCCAAGCGACCGAGAGCGAGGTCTACGGGAGCTGACAATTGCAAGCGAGCGGGGCCAGACGACACGGATGTTGGCGAAGCTCGCCCTCCTGCACACTTACACCGGCGTCGAAAAAGAGTACGAGAAGGCCCTACCGCTGGCTGAAGAGTTACTCCGCCGCTTCTCCGGCAACCCGGATCTGTATTTCCAGGCGGCCCTGGTCTATTCCGAACTGGGACGATTCACTGAGGCACTGGAGATCGGCCGCCGCATTCGCAGCAACCTTAATCATAGTCGGAATCATTTTACGTACGAGATGCTGCCGCGGTATCTACAGCTTATGGGGAAGATCTACATGGATCGAGGCGACTACCCCGTGGCTTTGGACTTCTTTAGACAGGCCATTGAACAGCCAACTACTCGCTACGCCTGGGTAACGGCGTGGGCCTGGACCCGCACCGGCATGATCTATGACCTGTCGGGAAAGCGGACGGATGCGGAGCGCAGCTACCGGATGACGCTGGCCATCAGAACCGACAGCATCGCCAAGGACTTGGCAAAGCGACACCTCAAAGAACCCTACCGCAAGGAGCCGATCCGCTGGACCGCTCCCGTCACCGGACCGGAGGAGCGTACAGGGTCGCCCTAA
- a CDS encoding orotidine 5'-phosphate decarboxylase, translating into MRKTPELIVALDVGDLASAAALVDRLYPAVTLFKVGLQLFTAEGPRAVEAVQQRGGRVFLDLKLHDIPNTVAGAVCEAARLGVVMCTLHASGGRSMLQAAAQAVAGGGSSMQLLAVTVLTSLDARGLEEALGSPLDVAAQVVRMASLAREAGVDGVVASPHEIGLLRAALGPLARLVIPGIRPAWVAAGDQRRVMTPREAAVAGADYLVIGRPITAAADPVKATDRILDELRAVA; encoded by the coding sequence ATGCGTAAGACACCCGAACTGATCGTGGCCCTCGATGTGGGAGACTTGGCTTCAGCCGCCGCGCTCGTTGACCGACTCTACCCCGCAGTGACACTGTTCAAGGTGGGCCTGCAGCTCTTTACGGCCGAAGGCCCTCGGGCGGTGGAGGCGGTGCAACAGCGAGGCGGTCGGGTGTTTCTGGATCTCAAACTTCACGACATCCCGAATACGGTAGCCGGAGCGGTCTGCGAGGCGGCACGGCTCGGGGTGGTTATGTGCACGCTGCACGCCTCCGGCGGGCGGTCGATGCTGCAGGCCGCCGCGCAGGCGGTTGCCGGTGGCGGTTCGTCCATGCAGCTTCTGGCGGTGACGGTGCTGACCAGTCTGGACGCGCGAGGCCTTGAAGAGGCCCTCGGCAGTCCGCTCGATGTGGCGGCGCAGGTCGTGCGTATGGCCTCGCTTGCGCGGGAGGCCGGGGTGGATGGCGTCGTGGCGTCGCCTCACGAGATTGGCCTGCTGCGAGCCGCCCTGGGTCCGTTGGCGCGCCTCGTCATCCCGGGCATCCGTCCGGCATGGGTTGCAGCCGGGGACCAGCGTCGGGTCATGACTCCGCGCGAGGCGGCCGTCGCGGGCGCAGACTACCTGGTAATCGGCCGACCGATCACAGCGGCCGCCGATCCGGTCAAGGCGACCGATAGAATTCTGGATGAGCTCAGGGCGGTGGCATGA
- a CDS encoding 3-hydroxybutyryl-CoA dehydrogenase, giving the protein MASIHTVGVVGAGIMGSGIAQVVAQGGYAVVVREAEQRLLDKGRQTIDGGLQRAVEKGRMTVADKATILGRVSWTLALEDLKAADLIIEAITEDLPLKQELFRVLDGLCPPTTIFVSNTSSINIMSLASVTGRADRFAGLHFFNPVPLMRLVEVVRSIGTSAETFRTVSDFAASLGKEPVAAKDHCGFIVNRLLVPYLLDAIRALETGVASAVDIDKAMRLGCNHPMGPLELADFVGLDTTYAIANIMFEEYREQRYAPPPLLKKMVIAGYHGRKSDRGFYDYSGPTPQPTDLGV; this is encoded by the coding sequence ATGGCGAGCATTCATACGGTTGGGGTCGTCGGAGCCGGGATTATGGGATCCGGTATTGCGCAGGTTGTCGCCCAGGGAGGCTATGCCGTCGTCGTCAGAGAGGCGGAGCAGCGATTGTTGGATAAGGGAAGACAGACGATCGACGGCGGGTTGCAACGAGCCGTTGAGAAGGGGCGGATGACTGTCGCGGATAAGGCGACGATCCTTGGACGGGTAAGCTGGACCCTTGCTTTGGAGGACCTGAAAGCGGCCGACCTCATCATCGAGGCGATCACCGAGGATCTGCCGCTGAAGCAGGAGCTATTCCGCGTCCTGGATGGCCTCTGTCCGCCAACCACGATCTTTGTCAGCAACACCTCATCCATCAACATCATGTCGTTGGCCTCTGTCACCGGGCGGGCCGACCGGTTCGCCGGCCTGCATTTTTTTAATCCGGTTCCGCTGATGAGGCTGGTGGAGGTGGTGCGCAGCATTGGCACCAGCGCCGAGACCTTTCGAACCGTCTCCGATTTCGCTGCATCGCTGGGGAAGGAGCCGGTTGCGGCAAAAGATCACTGCGGTTTTATTGTGAACCGTCTGCTGGTGCCGTACCTGTTGGATGCGATTCGAGCGTTGGAGACTGGCGTTGCGTCTGCGGTCGATATCGACAAGGCGATGCGGCTCGGCTGCAACCATCCGATGGGTCCCCTGGAACTGGCCGATTTTGTCGGCCTCGATACGACCTACGCCATTGCGAACATCATGTTTGAAGAGTATCGGGAACAGCGGTACGCGCCACCCCCGCTTCTGAAGAAGATGGTGATCGCCGGCTATCACGGGCGGAAGTCGGACCGGGGCTTCTACGACTACTCCGGCCCGACGCCGCAACCGACGGACCTGGGCGTGTAA
- the rbn gene encoding Ribonuclease BN has product MQLTILGSGTAIPSLTRGSPGLLVEVAGSSLLFDGGPGTLPRLLKAGIAVTELDRVFYTHLHPDHSGDLVSLLFALRNPVWRRTKPLYITGPKGFLAFYEGLTRLYGDWIDAKTYELVLHETLTEVTEAEGFRVIPREVVHIQHSLCYRIESDDGKSLVFSGDTTYCDAMIEAAKGADLLVLECAAPDEQPMKVHLTPTEAGRIAALSGCRRLVLTHFYPSCEAYDLITPCKKLFDGEVILAEDLMRVSV; this is encoded by the coding sequence ATGCAGCTTACGATCCTCGGGTCCGGAACCGCCATCCCAAGCCTTACACGTGGATCGCCCGGTCTCCTGGTCGAGGTGGCCGGTTCGTCGCTGCTGTTCGACGGCGGCCCGGGTACGCTCCCCAGACTCCTCAAGGCGGGGATTGCGGTCACTGAACTCGACCGAGTGTTCTACACTCACCTCCATCCGGATCATAGCGGTGATCTGGTTTCGCTCCTGTTCGCGCTCAGAAATCCGGTGTGGCGGCGGACCAAACCGTTGTACATCACAGGGCCAAAGGGATTTCTGGCATTTTACGAAGGCCTGACTCGACTGTACGGCGACTGGATCGACGCAAAAACGTATGAGCTGGTGCTCCACGAGACGCTCACGGAGGTGACTGAAGCCGAAGGGTTCCGGGTCATCCCCCGTGAGGTCGTGCACATTCAACATAGCCTCTGCTACCGGATCGAGTCGGATGATGGCAAGAGCCTGGTCTTCTCAGGCGACACGACCTATTGTGACGCGATGATCGAGGCCGCCAAGGGGGCGGACCTGCTGGTGCTGGAGTGCGCGGCCCCCGATGAGCAGCCGATGAAGGTTCATCTGACCCCGACAGAGGCCGGCCGGATCGCGGCCCTGTCCGGCTGTCGGCGGCTGGTTCTGACACATTTTTACCCGAGTTGCGAGGCATACGACCTTATAACCCCCTGCAAGAAACTCTTTGACGGCGAGGTGATCCTCGCGGAAGATCTGATGCGCGTATCGGTGTAG
- a CDS encoding PTS cellobiose transporter subunit IIB gives MVQVRQLVSVIALALAVTASGCGEQKTAPAPREADKAAHPAGPDGHPHDQEPQSGERKETAGSGEASLGVRLTPEERENIGLKTEAVQLRPIEDVRKLNGIIRPHPDRVAQVTSRVSGIVLSMHASLGAWVRRGDDLLDIKSVELERLELSLIQAENRLALTKLDLERTRQLVEREIIARKELLKLENQHRENLNEIESLTRQLNFLGLPQEAIKRIREEHTVATLHLPAPIGGTIVERNVVIGQAIEPNVALMKIIDPSIMVVEGEAFEDILPVLQLGQKVRVVIAAYPDEIFEGKISFISPTVNPTKRTISVWAEVMNRRGMLKQDLFAQVYVIVGEQHRSLTIPVEALISAEGSEFTFVERDGVYVRIDLGLGTRNDRFAEVKRGLVAGDRVVTDGNRQLYAKWLAAQGGGPALGGHAH, from the coding sequence ATGGTGCAAGTAAGGCAACTGGTGAGTGTGATAGCGCTGGCGCTCGCTGTCACGGCGAGCGGGTGCGGCGAGCAAAAGACCGCGCCCGCGCCGCGCGAGGCGGATAAGGCAGCACATCCGGCCGGTCCGGACGGGCATCCGCATGATCAGGAACCACAGAGCGGAGAGCGCAAGGAGACGGCGGGATCTGGCGAGGCGTCACTCGGCGTCCGATTGACCCCCGAAGAGCGGGAGAATATCGGTCTGAAAACCGAGGCAGTACAACTCCGGCCGATTGAGGATGTCCGGAAGCTCAATGGGATTATCCGACCGCATCCCGATCGGGTCGCGCAGGTCACCAGTCGCGTATCGGGCATCGTGCTCAGTATGCATGCGTCGCTTGGCGCCTGGGTCAGGCGGGGCGATGATCTGTTGGACATCAAGAGTGTGGAACTGGAACGGCTGGAGCTGAGCCTGATTCAGGCAGAGAACAGGCTGGCACTGACGAAGCTGGATCTGGAGCGCACGCGACAACTCGTTGAACGGGAGATTATCGCGCGAAAGGAGTTGCTGAAACTCGAGAACCAACATCGGGAGAACCTGAATGAGATCGAGAGCCTGACGCGCCAACTGAACTTTCTCGGCCTGCCCCAGGAGGCAATCAAGCGAATTCGTGAGGAGCACACGGTTGCTACGCTGCATCTGCCGGCCCCCATCGGCGGGACGATCGTCGAGCGCAACGTTGTGATCGGCCAGGCGATTGAACCTAATGTCGCTTTAATGAAGATTATCGATCCCTCCATCATGGTCGTCGAGGGAGAGGCGTTCGAGGATATCCTGCCGGTGCTTCAGCTTGGGCAGAAGGTGCGGGTAGTGATCGCTGCGTATCCGGATGAGATCTTCGAGGGGAAGATCAGTTTTATCAGTCCGACGGTCAACCCGACGAAACGAACCATTTCTGTCTGGGCAGAGGTCATGAATCGCCGGGGGATGTTGAAACAGGATCTCTTTGCCCAAGTCTATGTAATTGTGGGCGAGCAGCACAGAAGTCTTACGATCCCGGTTGAGGCCCTTATCAGCGCTGAGGGATCGGAGTTCACCTTTGTCGAACGGGATGGCGTGTATGTCCGCATTGACCTTGGGCTGGGAACCCGTAATGACCGCTTTGCTGAGGTCAAGCGGGGTCTCGTAGCGGGCGATCGGGTTGTGACGGACGGCAATCGCCAGCTCTACGCGAAGTGGCTTGCGGCCCAAGGCGGCGGACCGGCCCTGGGCGGGCACGCACATTGA
- a CDS encoding ATPase AAA: MTPDLFDRVDRLSTPPQKVPGPLADRMRPRTLQEFVGQEHLLGEGKLLRRAMEAGELPSLILWGPPGSGKTTLAFLLADWCKATFVPFSAVTSGIKEIKEVIARARQERVYGRRTLLFIDEIHRFNKAQQDAFLPHVEGGTIVLIGATTENPSFEVIAPLLSRAKVVTLHPLAEDALVLILRRALGDQERGLGRLQIEADDDALRFIAGLGAGDARVSLNTLELAAQMVEEQSDGSRRLTVQMAREASGRRTLLYDKTGEEHYNLISALHKSLRGSDPDASLYWLARMLASGEDPLYITRRLIRFASEDVGNAEPQALQVALAAKEAYHFLGSPEGELALAQAVVFLATAPKSNAVYRAFGEAQRDVEEAPLEGVPLHLRNAPTALMKDLEYGAGYQYPHDLPEAFADQDHLPEQLKGRIYYRPTDRGLEAEIGRRLAEWRRRKVGTSPEERR; encoded by the coding sequence ATGACACCCGATCTGTTTGACCGCGTTGATCGACTATCAACCCCACCTCAGAAAGTTCCGGGGCCGCTGGCGGACCGGATGCGTCCAAGGACGCTTCAGGAGTTCGTCGGACAGGAGCACCTGCTCGGGGAGGGAAAGCTTCTCCGGAGGGCCATGGAGGCGGGAGAACTCCCATCGCTGATTCTGTGGGGACCGCCTGGTTCAGGCAAGACGACGCTTGCCTTCCTGCTGGCAGATTGGTGCAAGGCGACCTTTGTACCGTTCTCAGCCGTCACCTCCGGGATCAAAGAGATTAAAGAGGTTATTGCTCGCGCCCGGCAGGAGCGCGTCTATGGTCGGCGGACGCTTCTGTTCATCGATGAGATCCACCGTTTCAACAAGGCCCAGCAGGACGCCTTTCTACCCCATGTGGAGGGGGGCACGATCGTGCTGATTGGAGCCACCACCGAGAATCCCTCGTTCGAGGTTATTGCTCCGCTCCTGTCCAGGGCGAAGGTCGTGACGCTTCACCCGTTAGCGGAGGACGCGTTGGTGCTCATCCTCCGGCGCGCACTCGGTGATCAGGAACGGGGGCTCGGTCGCCTGCAGATTGAGGCGGATGATGATGCGCTACGCTTCATTGCGGGGCTCGGTGCTGGAGATGCCCGCGTATCGCTGAACACCCTGGAGCTGGCGGCGCAGATGGTGGAGGAGCAGTCCGATGGGAGCAGGCGGTTGACTGTGCAAATGGCCCGGGAGGCGTCAGGCAGGCGGACGCTATTGTACGATAAGACCGGGGAGGAGCATTACAACCTGATCTCGGCCCTGCACAAGAGTCTGCGGGGCAGCGACCCCGATGCCTCCCTCTATTGGCTTGCCCGAATGCTGGCATCGGGTGAAGATCCGCTGTACATTACCAGACGGCTGATCCGGTTCGCATCCGAAGATGTCGGTAATGCCGAACCGCAGGCCTTACAGGTGGCGCTGGCGGCCAAGGAGGCATACCATTTCCTCGGCTCGCCAGAGGGCGAATTGGCGCTGGCCCAGGCCGTCGTCTTCCTGGCGACCGCGCCTAAATCGAATGCCGTCTACCGGGCCTTTGGCGAGGCGCAACGGGATGTGGAGGAGGCGCCGCTCGAAGGGGTGCCGCTGCACCTGCGGAATGCCCCAACTGCCCTGATGAAAGATCTGGAATACGGTGCCGGTTATCAGTATCCGCATGATCTGCCTGAGGCCTTTGCTGACCAGGACCACCTGCCTGAACAGTTGAAAGGGCGAATCTACTACCGTCCCACCGACCGGGGTCTTGAAGCCGAGATTGGACGACGGCTTGCCGAGTGGCGCCGCCGAAAGGTAGGTACGTCACCGGAAGAAAGGAGGTAA